The following proteins come from a genomic window of Thiothrix winogradskyi:
- a CDS encoding retron system putative HNH endonuclease, giving the protein MKKVNKLTEIPDTLRQYQKENPLATWEHFRNESNGGYRQVKAQLIVDQRGLCAYCEIDLHDGAGKGLDDFRVEHFIPKKPHNPPPNHALEWQNLLATCCGGNVRDLAVSSRFTSPDHSCDVPKSNHNWSETILNPLDIPAFPRLFRFDESTGEIMVDEKSCPPDLQDKASETIRCLRLSAPRLQKLRLPVFEILNEQMQDFANSGVGIEEAVALLAEALFSEEIEIPLPAFFTSIRWYLGNAVEERLNAINYNG; this is encoded by the coding sequence ATGAAAAAAGTCAATAAGTTAACTGAAATCCCAGATACTTTACGGCAATATCAAAAAGAAAATCCCTTGGCTACATGGGAACACTTTCGTAACGAATCTAACGGTGGCTACCGTCAAGTTAAAGCGCAATTGATTGTTGATCAACGTGGCTTGTGCGCCTACTGTGAAATTGATCTACATGATGGTGCGGGTAAAGGTTTGGACGATTTTAGGGTAGAACATTTCATTCCCAAAAAACCTCATAACCCACCTCCCAACCATGCTTTGGAATGGCAAAATTTGCTAGCAACATGCTGTGGTGGAAATGTTCGTGACCTTGCCGTCAGTTCGCGTTTTACGTCTCCTGATCATAGTTGCGATGTCCCTAAAAGTAATCACAACTGGTCAGAGACAATACTCAATCCATTGGATATTCCTGCATTTCCCCGCTTGTTTCGATTTGATGAATCAACAGGTGAAATAATGGTCGATGAAAAGAGTTGTCCACCTGATTTACAGGATAAAGCGAGTGAAACCATTCGCTGCTTACGTTTATCTGCGCCACGGTTACAAAAGCTCCGGTTGCCAGTGTTTGAAATACTTAACGAGCAAATGCAGGATTTTGCTAACAGTGGAGTGGGTATAGAGGAAGCCGTTGCTTTGTTGGCAGAAGCACTCTTTTCCGAAGAAATCGAAATACCACTCCCAGCATTTTTCACTAGCATTCGCTGGTATTTGGGTAATGCAGTAGAAGAGCGTCTGAATGCTATCAACTACAACGGATAA